One window of Quercus robur chromosome 5, dhQueRobu3.1, whole genome shotgun sequence genomic DNA carries:
- the LOC126727451 gene encoding HVA22-like protein i — MHQLFSGLKMMGSFLSRAPLLVFGYTYPAYECFKTLEKNKPEMEQLLFWCQYWTIVAMLTVFERIGDTFISWLPLYNEAKLAIFIYLWHPKTKGTSYVYNSFFQPYVAKHEGEIDHTLLELRVKAGDIAILYWQKAVSFGQTRFFEILQYVSSHSASQPKSDKVSIDKEK; from the exons ATGCACCAATTGTTTTCGGGACTCAAAATGATGGGGTCATTTCTTTCAAGAGCACCTCT GCTTGTTTTTGGCTATACCTATCCGGCTTATGAGTGTTTTAAAACTTTGGAGAAGAATAAGCCAGAGATGGAGCAACTTCTTTTTTGGTGCCAATACTG GACTATAGTTGCTATGCTTACAGTCTTTGAGAGAATTGGGGATACTTTCATTTCatg gCTACCACTGTACAATGAAGCAAAGTTGGCAATCTTTATATATCTTTGGCATCCAAAAACAAAG GGAACTTCATATGTTTATAATTCTTTCTTCCAGCCTTATGTGGCTAAACATGAAGGGGAAATTGATCACACCTTATTGGAGTTGAGAGTTAAGGCTGGGGATATTGCAATTCTGTATTGGCAAAAGGCTGTGAGTTTTGGCCAAACAAGGTTTTTTGAGATTCTGCAGTATGTTTCTTCTCATTCAGCATCACAGCCTAAATCTGATAAGGTATCCATTGACAAGGAAAAGTAA
- the LOC126727450 gene encoding uncharacterized protein LOC126727450 codes for MGQLNLLGLCLKDKSLQDGHGTPKLFANLREYKMLRRLNRELEMLFYRTNKQVSAELKDLVFKTFWEKLRSNSNGFSEEYDKYITNGTVTVETYQSIIIWHIATDLCFYTDSGMNEPNLSRKVMSKDVSDYMMYILAMCPLAFSTGNAKVGFESTRVNVEIYFLLRNLSGLPKDQVCEKMISGYKANDFLKQKYLSREQKYLSIESLLPSAIQLAKELNQKNGKWEILSFG; via the coding sequence ATGGGTCAACTCAATCTGCTTGGCTTGTGCCTCAAAGATAAGTCTCTTCAGGATGGCCATGGAACCCCAAAACTCTTTGCTAACTTGAGAGAGTATAAAATGTTGCGAAGACTAAATAGAGAACTAGAGATGCTCTTCTATAGGACCAATAAGCAGGTCTCTGCTGAGTTGAAAGACTTGGTGTTCAAAACGTTCTGGGAAAAACTACGTTCCAACAGCAATGGGTTTTCCGAAGAGTACGACAAATACATAACAAATGGAACTGTAACTGTGGAAACTTATCAAAGCATTATCATCTGGCACATTGCCACAGATCTCTGCTTTTACACAGATAGTGGTATGAACGAGCCTAATTTAAGTCGGAAAGTGATGAGCAAGGATGTTTCAGATTACATGATGTATATTCTTGCGATGTGTCCTCTTGCATTCTCAACAGGAAATGCGAAAGTCGGTTTTGAATCCACTCGCGTAAATgttgaaatatattttcttctGAGAAATCTCTCCGGACTGCCTAAAGACCAAGTTTGTGAAAAAATGATATCAGGATATAAAGCTAATGACTTTCTGAAACAAAAGTATTTGTCGAGAGAACAAAAGTATTTGTCGATAGAATCTCTGTTACCTTCAGCAATTCAACTAGCAAAAGAGCTAAATCAGAAGAATGGAAAGTGGGAGATATTAAGTTTTGGGTAG